GGCACTAAAATGACCGATATTAGCATTAATAAGGTGTTTATTGGTTCGTGCACTAATTCACGCATTGAAGATTTACGCTCTGCTGCTGCTCATGCTAAAAATCGTAAAGTAGCAGAAGGGGTGACCGCTATTGTGGTTCCCGGTTCGGGGCAAGTGAAACTGCAAGCTGAGGCTGAAGGCTTGGATAAAATTTTTATTGAAGCTGGCTTTGAGTGGCGTTTACCTGGGTGTTCAATGTGTTTAGCCATGAATGATGACAGATTAGAGCCGGGCGATCGCTGTGCATCAACGAGTAATCGTAACTTTGAAGGCCGTCAAGGCCGTGGTAGTCGTACCCATTTAGTCAGCCCAGCAATGGCGGCTGCAGCGGCAATTGCGGGTCACTTTGTTGATATTCGTCAACCATACTAAACCGAGATAGGAGACTAACATGCAAGCATTTACTGCCCATACCGGTTTAGCGGTAACCATTGATAGCACGAATGTTGATACCGATCAGATTATTCCAAAACAGTTTTTATCAAAAGTCACTCGTGATGGATTCGGTATACATTTATTTCACGATTGGCGTTATTTAGATGAGGCTGGTGATAAACCTAATCCTGATTTTGTGCTGAATCAGCCACGTTATCAGGGGGCATCAATTTTATTGGCTCAAGAAAATTTTGGTTGTGGTTCGAGTCGTGAACATGCTCCGTGGGCACTAGCCGATTTTGGTTTACGAGCGATTATCGCCCCAAGCTTTGCAGATATTTTTTATGGTAATTCGATTAACAATGGTCTCTTACCTGTCAAATTACCTGCAGAACAAGTACAGCAATTAATGGATGAAGTTGCAGCCAAAGAAGGTGCGCAGATCACCGTTGATTTACAAGCATTAACTGTTACCTCCCCAACAGGAGTGGTATTTAGTTTTAGTCTTGCCGAGTCAGCGCGCCATAAGTTATTAAATGGTTTAGATGCAATTGGATTAACTTTATCGTTCGAGCAGCAAATTAGTGATTATGAAGAAAAGATACCTGCATGGTATGCATAATCGAACAATAATTGATTAGAATCAAAACCCTTCATTTTGAAGGGTTTTTTATTGGGCGACTAATACAAATCATAATAAATAATTGATCATTCTAGCTTGTGAAAATACCTGATAACTGGGTTAGATTTTTTATCACACATTTTTCTACCCTATTTCTGTCCACTTATTTTCTGTGATAGGTATAAAAACTCACTGAACAAAACCAAATGTTAAATATTTGTTTGATTTTTGTTTTATGGTTGAATAGTGTGTATGACTAGTTCAATAGCACTTTGGTGTTATTGAACGAATAAAAAGTCAGTCTTTTGAGCATTTAATGTGATGTAACAGTCTAAAAATAATAAAAGTAACGGATCCTTTATGAAATTATCTTTTCGGTTGTCATTATTTTTGGTGATGACTTTGGTGTCTTTAGTGCCCATTTTATCT
This Shewanella aestuarii DNA region includes the following protein-coding sequences:
- the leuD gene encoding 3-isopropylmalate dehydratase small subunit: MQAFTAHTGLAVTIDSTNVDTDQIIPKQFLSKVTRDGFGIHLFHDWRYLDEAGDKPNPDFVLNQPRYQGASILLAQENFGCGSSREHAPWALADFGLRAIIAPSFADIFYGNSINNGLLPVKLPAEQVQQLMDEVAAKEGAQITVDLQALTVTSPTGVVFSFSLAESARHKLLNGLDAIGLTLSFEQQISDYEEKIPAWYA